CCAATGTGGGACAATACCCAATAGACTGCCCAAACTAAGctactctttctctctttctgaTGATACCATACTACCAGTAGACTCAATTGAACTTTACAATATAAGATCATTCTCTACCTGCCTATGATCACATGTTTTGTTCACTTAAAATCTTCAAATATTTAGAACTATATTCTTGGATTACATATATTGCCTCACATTAGTTCAATAAAGATAAGTTCTTCTATGTATTATTGGGTACTATAATCAATCTACAACATTCACTTTAttccaaaataaaaaagaaatatatatacatGGTAATTAAGAGTTAATTATAAGTTAGCTATGAAAATAAGATTTAGTCTCATTTATTCATTATAAATACAAttataaatcatatttaattaGGGATATATTATGATCAATCCATTATTTAAAGCTTCTGCGTTTAACAAAGATGGCGGAAAGGTTATTCACCGGCGTTTGCTGAGTTTGACCGGTAAGAACAAGACAAGGGCGGCGAACCTCTTCTCTCCTATTCTACTATTTTTCATCGTCGTCTGCTTCTTTTGAAACATCTTGGTTCAGTGACCATTGTCGTTTGAGCTCTTGAAGTTTTTAAACATGTTATTGCTATGTATGGGAGTGGGGAACTTGACAGATACTAAAATGAATTGGGGAACAATATAAGAAGCAGACATGTTTTGAACAAAGAGAAAGGTTTGAAAGGAAGATATGAAGTTGGGTTAATTATATGCGTGGTTAGAAAGATTGATTCCACTTAAGTTTCCCGGGAAAATGAGATTTGATGTGGGAAAGTAGTATGTAAAACAGAACATATTAATTGTTATATCAGAAATGAGTACTGATTTGCTTTGAGGATCAAGAAGCTAGAGTGAGCTATCTATAATCATGGTAGTTAGTTTTCTTGGCCCCAAAACAGAATGAATGGTGGGTTAAGTAAAGAAAGATTCACAACAAGCCAAACTATATGATTCCAATCACAATTCTACAAGATGAAAAAGCTAAGGAATATGATGAAACAAATAATATTCAATTGAACTGAATAAGGTCTCTACGAATTTGTATAACAAGACATGTTAAAgcagtaaaaataatattattttgttttttgtattagtatttaataataaatatatatctatattattttatatataaaataaaataataaaataataaataatatattttttagtgtATTTTTTGGTGTTGTGGTTGGAATGGAAAAAATATGGtgctaaaattctttagttttgaTTTTGGTGCAACACTATATATGATGTTATGAGTTGGAGATGGCCTAAAGTGTTACACTCCATTCTCACATACTAGATTTTTTGGCTTGTGTTAGATGTCTCTACACTCAAGTATCATAAAATAATTATAGGTGTCTGAAATAATTCCTCTTTGTGTTTGTGTGAGGATTCCCATCCACCAATACTACAATTTTAAAAGTATCATCCAATGCATCACAGCTATAATGAAAGTGAAGGCCAAAAGTATCCAAAAATCTTATATGAACTAATATAAGTCATGTTTGGCCGAAATTTCGCTTTAACTTTTAGCTTTCTTAATAATTTCTTTCTGATAAAACTAATTGGTTTAGCTTCTTATAAAATAACTTTTTAGAGCTAAAAgtcaaaatatattaaaaaccCAACTAATTTTAAAAGTGTTTTTGGAACTTTAAAAGCCTAACCAATCAACCTCATAATCGTTAGCAACTTAATTTAATGTCAATAGGATTATGGGCAACTAGTTAAGTCTATATGGTATTATATGTGGGTCATGATAGGATGGACGATAAGTGGTAAACATTAAAATACGGGATTTCACATTGGATCAAGACACATTTCTTCATGAGCCGATTTGACTTGTTGTAATAAGCTTTGGGGCCTAGAGCACCCTTATGTGTTTTGTGTGTAGATGGCTTGCAATTTTGGAGCTAACAGGGAGGGAGAGATGAGGGGGTTCGTCGCCATATTATCTATATATTCTCCTCAACGACCATTCATGTATTCTATTATAGGATTGAAGATCGAAACTTCACCATTATTTATATATTCTCCTCAACGACCATTCATGTGCTCTATTATATGATAGAAGATCGAAACTTTACCGTACCCTAAATAGAGGCGGGTTATTTATATATTCTCCTCAACGACCATTCATGTGCTCTATTATATGATAGAAGATCAAAACTTTACCGTACCCTAAATAGAGGCGGGTCAGGCCTCAGCTTAGGGTGCCAATTAAAAAAGGTTCAACATTTTgcaaaatattttttctttttaggtCGGTTAGAGCAAGACAAGAGCAAGAGTGGTTCACTATCATCTACTAGTACTCAAGCCCAAACTCCCAATCAAATCAACCAACTTGTAACAAGCCTACACTCCCAATCAAATCAACCAATATTATGAATTGAGCAACTACGTTACTAGAaacaattttgaaataaattataGAGATTTCTAGTAAAGAAATCTCTTTAAAAAAATATGCGTATGCCACTGGAAGTGACAAGCACACGGTATTCTTTAGTAAAAGGCGAAAGAATAGTTCGCTTTGTGCTTAACACATGGCTGCGTGAGTTTGAGTGGCGTAGTATTAGATATATTATAGGTAGTCTCATGGAGAATTTCTTAAGCTCTTTCCAATGTGGGACAATACCCAATAGACTGCCCAAGCTAagctactctctctctctttctgatGATACCATACTACCAGTATAATCAATTGAACTTTATAATATAAGATCATTCTCTACCTGTCTATGATCACATGTTTTGTTCACTTAAAATCTTCAAATATTTAGATTTATATTTTTGGATTACATATATTGCCTCACATTAGTTCAATAAAGATAAGTTCTTCTATCTATTATCAGGTACTATAATCAATCTACAATATTCACTTTATTccacaataaaatatatatatatatacatggtaATTAAGAGTTAATTATAAGTTAGCATGCATTTTTTTTTAGATCTCTATGAAAATAAGATTTAGTCTCATTTATTCATTATAAATACAAttataaatcatatttaattaGGGATATATTATGATAAATCCATTATTTAAAGCTTCTACGTTTAACAAAGATGGCGGTAAGGTTATTCACCGGTGTTTGCTGAGTTTGACTAGTAAGAACATGACAAGAGCGGCGAACCTCTTCTCTCCTTTTCAACTATTTTTCATCGTCGTCTGCTTCTTTGGAAACATCTTGGTTCAGTGACCATTGTCGTTTGAGTGAGCTCTTGAAGTTTTTAAACATGTTATTGCTTCGAATGCTCTGCTATCTATGGGAGTGGGGTACTAGACAGATACTAAAATGAATTGGGGAACAATATAAGAACCAGACATGTTTTGAACAAAGAGAGAAAGGTTTGAAAGGAAGATAAGAAGTTGGGTTAATTATATGCATGGTTAGAAAGATTGATTCCAGTTAAGTTTCCCGGGAAAATGAGATTTGATGTCACTAAAGAAGTGAGAAAAGAAGGAATGTGGGAAAGTAGTATGTAAAACAGAACATATTAATTGTTATATCAGAAATGAGTACTGATTTGCTTTGAGGATCAAGAAGCTAGAGTGAGCTATCTATAGTCATGGTAGTTAGTTTTCTTGGCCCCAAAACAGAATGAATAGTAGGTTAAGTAATAAAGAAAGATTCACAACAAGCCAAACTATATGATTCCAATCACAATTCTATAAGATGAAAAAGCTAAGGAATATGATGAAACAAATAAAATTCAATTGAACTGAATAAGGTCTCTACGAATTTGTATAACATTGCATGTTAAGACATTGATATAATCAAAACATGTTATGATATGTTGTCATATTCATCACAAAGAAAATTAACAGAAATACAAGCATACATAAACTACTGCTGACATACTCTTTATGACATTTCCTCGATTAACAGGCAGTGTCGTGTTCACATACAAATGTTGCCTACAAAGACATCAAAAAGCAGAGAGATTTCTGAGAAAGTAGAACTGGTTTGTACAAACTTGTTCTTGCGGTCACCCCTCGACAAAATAAACCGTTCTCCATGTTTCGAGAAGACTTCCAGCACCTAACACTTCAAACATCGATTCAAAAACTGTGAGGGAAGGCTAAAAACATGAACTGGGAATAGTAACATACATTAGAAGAACGATACCATGCATGATGACAAGAACATCAGGTAAACTACATAGACAAAAATTAGAAAATCAAtggtaaataattattttatgtgGGGAGTATTAATTAagattttatttcaatttaattgcTTGATGGTAAAGTGATACTAAGAAAAGAGAGGAAATTTAAACaagacaaataaataatcacacaGCAAGTAGAAAGAACAGAAGCATTGTTTTAGATCATGATATTTTACCTAGCCAGTAGCTCTGATTCATCATAGCTTGACCTCGACATCAACCCCAGCAGGAAGATCAAGTTGCATCAAAGAATCTATTGTTTGTGCAGTTGGGTAAAGAATATCAATGAGGCGCTGATGAGTACGTATTTCAAAATGGAATCTTGCATCCTTGTGAACGTGAGGGGATTTTAGAACACAGTAGATCCGCTTTTTGGTTGGTAAGGGCACAGGACCCACAGTTTTTGCATTTGAATTTCTTGCAGCATCCATTATCTGCTTGCAAGAGTCCTCTATCAAAGGCACCCAATAAGACCTAAGTTTAATCCTAATTTTTTGCTTTGGCGCAGCCTGCAACATGGACACTTGAATTATAATCCACATTTTAGTTTCAAACGCATGCTTATGATGTTTTAATGTTTCAAAAATGGACAGAGTCAACCCCCTCCCTCTTCATTTCACGCTCATTAGAAAAGACACATTCAATCTAATCTAAAAAGTCAACATGCTTTAGTTCCTAATTGGCTTCTTCAGACATTCCAAATTTTCTTGGAAAGACAAGATTTGGTGTTAATTGGGCACTACCATCATCTTAAAATGAAATGATAAACTTACAATGATACTATTTACCAGTCTATGCACTACCATCATCTTGTCTGATATACACACACATAATTGTATTGTAATATTTCAACCTATATGATTAACAAATTCAGATTTCGCCATAGAATCAGGAGTTGAGGtgagaaaaaatttcaaatataaaaAGTTTTGTTATCTTATCTCTGCAGTGTCAGTAATTCATTTCAAGTTATGAATCTGTTTCATATGAAAGTTTGTGGTTATTCTCTTCCAAGTAGCagtaaacaaatgagaaaaaataccTTGTCAGCATCAGCACCAATGCTGATTGACGAAGTACTGGGAATCTCAGAACCTCCAACCTGAAAAAACACCACCAATTAACATTAGAGATTAACATAACCAAACTATCACAATACTCAGCTTCAGATTACAACTCAAGAAATGCACTCAATCTTGCTCTGTCTCAGAATAGATTAATGGATATAAACAAAACCAGCTCATGTATCTACCTTAGCTTCAGTTTATAACTCAGAAAGTGCACTCAATTTTTCAGAATAGATCAATGAATAAAACCAAAACCAACCCATATATCTATGTCAGATTCAATTTATCCTAAAATAGActcatttttcaaatttttagtcATAAATTTCTCAATCAAACGATATACTATATGACTTTCAAAACTAAATGAAAAATGTACAATTTGCAGGGACAAGTTCAACTGACCAAAACGAAAATTGAACCCAATTTTCTACAGTTCAGTATCCTGAACATAATACCCATAAACCCTAATCATCCTACAttcaataaaaagaaaaaacttCCCCACATTTTCCCAGTATCCAAACAGAGGACAATCCAATTCACTGAGAAAACCAAAAAACAAAATAGGAAAGATATACAATACAAACCTCGAGGGTCTCAGAGCCAGACTCATCTAAAGTTTCTGGAGGGGGCTCCAACACTTCAGGAGCAGCATAAACCCTAGTCGAGGACTGTGAAGGTTTTACAGTTCTGAGCTTAGCGGAGCAATTTGCAAAGTGCAAAGAGAAAGGAGAAAGCTTTGGCTTATAACAAGAAGACGATGGGGAAGAattggagagagaaagagaagggaTTAAGGTTGCAGATACTGAAGAAACCGCCATTGAAATTTCGTTTCAAGCTCAGCTCAGAAAGTGAAGAGAgactcttctcttctcttctccaaCCTATGCTATGAGCTCTGTAGAATTatccatatatttttttatttaattttatttttctacaaaaattaaaaaatagtattggGCTGGACCGTGGATTGAGAGTCTAGGCCCATTGGACTGTTTTCATAATGGGCCAAGAGCCATTTTACGGTCAAGCCCGATAATATAGGACCgaagttttattattttcaaaactgacatttttattttattttacaaaagTAGACCTTTTGGAAAAATTATAAGATATGTGATAAATGCACTCTATTTTACATTTTTCTACTCATGACACAAGAGTTTTATtgatagtttataattttttttttaattttttatatatgtgaTAGATAAATATTTAAGTTTTTCTTTTTTAGTGATGAATTCAACGTGGTTAGCCAACCAGTAGTAATGGATCATTGTTTTAAAAAGTTTAGGTAGAttcactgcaaaaaaaaaaaaaaaacttaagtatTTATCTGTCAGACTTACAAAATATTAGATTGTTTCACTGTTAATATGCTGAAAATATATGGGTATATAAATTGATCAATTATgagtaattttttatattttacgtGTATTTTTTTGGGGTGAAATTTCAATTTAGAAACATAATTTCTCTAAGTTTCGTTATTTCAATTCATTGtagttatataattaaaaaaaacattttagtAATATATTTCGACCAAAATTTGATCATTTTCATATTGTATGGATGCTTTTTCTTATGAGATCACTAAATAAGGAAAATAAACCAACTACTAAAACAACTCCAACTTTTTTTGCCAACAAATAAAAAAGCTCCCTAGGAAAGAAATCGTTTTTTGGCAAACAAAATTTTGTATTGTATTAAtcaaattgtatatttgtatcaTATTATTCCAAATTAAATTCGAGAAAATTAAAAAGTATATCTATTTGTACAAACAAAACCAAAATGTTGGGCTAATTTGTAGAGATTGGtacataaaatactaatttttactaaaaaaattacgtttttacggttaattttttttttaatttacggTTTTAAGGAAATTCTTACAATTTtgccttcttttttgttttattattttcaagttatttttaggttttttttgttgttgttgatgtttagttAATATGGTAAGTTGTTTTTAAGtagttttttagttatttttcttaaaaactgtattttcgtaattatgaaactttgaaaatagtattttttaaaacataagtgcgtattttttaaggaaaaaaaaatagaaatcataaaaaaaattttaaaaaaatgtgtatttaagaaaaaaaatctttAATTTTTAAGCAAATATCAACACAACAATTAATTACATGCCCACTTGACCATATTAATCTCTTTATTCTATATGTATAGAAGAAGAACCAACAAGCTTCAAATGAATTAAACTAGAACTAATTGTGTATTTATTATTAATGCTttaattagtatatatatatatattaaacttaAATAGTGGAGTTTAGTGGTTGCTTTGGTGGTGCATATATAAAGCATTTTCTTCTTTGTACATTACAACAAAAGAATCTAACCCCCTTATATAGTAACAAAGCTAATTGGAATAACTAATATGATCACATCTTTTTGTCTTAATTTGTTATAATCATAAAAAATGACCTAATATGTTTTTGTCTTTAAGTAATTGGGATCATGTCAAAACACACCCTACAACCCAAACTATGCTACTTTAATTCATAGCTAGGGTCATGAAAGTGAAATTTTGGAATATAATGATCacatactcatatatatatatatatatatatatataacccatTATTGAATAAATAAAACCAACTCATGAAAAGAAACTGATTTCTCTTTCAAAAAGTTCACCTTTTTTCTTTTTAACTAACCACTTCTCCCATGATCTTATTAAAACTTTCTTAAACTCCCGCCACCATTTTAACTatgatttttctcattttcaaacatttatttcatatatatatatacatatgtttgTGTAACTCCTCTTATAATAACTTGAGATAATTAAAGATTACCCTTTTAATTTGGTTAACTGCTCTCTTTATCttccaaattaaaaaaatttagtctTTAAAACATTTTCATATATACACTCCAACTTTCAACCATTTCAGCTTTATATTTACTATTCCTTCACATCTCCTTGTAACCAAATATCAACATCATCACCGGTTTATTAATTTTCATataaaccaaacaaaccaaactgACAATctatatcattaaaaaaaatcaaatttttatatctatatatatataataatattatgtagATATAACTACTCTTTAGTTTTGATAGCTCTTGTTTCAACTTCTCTTCTTAAACTCCCACCCACCATTTTTTTAACCATAATATATACGTGACTAAATAtatgcatatacatatatatatatgacttttCAGTTTATTGACTTCATACATACATACattatacacacacacatatatatataactttaatTACAGTTTGTATAACTCTTTTCTTCCCACGTTTACAGTAAATAAGAACTAAAAATCTATAgcagttttttttaatttatgggtCAAGAAGTGCTAAGCTTCATGACTAAACCAAGTCTCTTTGTATTCTTTTCAAACCTTCTCATAActatatacatacacatatacatatatatatatatgtgtgtgtgtatattaCTATATATAACGTCTCTTCTCTTAGATAATAACTACTCTCTTTCACTCTTTAGCtcttttctcaagttttggtgATCTTAAAGAAACTTCTGCACAAACACACACATGACAACCACGCTCCTCTTCTCCTTCATTTAATATCACCTCACAACTCTCATATACACACATTTTGATTGatcatatacacatatatatatatatatatattctttaatcattattaattacTCAGATATCGTTTCTTTGACTTTCCGTTTACACGAACAAACCAGAGAAAACACCTTCATCGTCATCATCAAGGCAGATCATCATTATGGAGTTCTTCTTTGCTTTTGGTGTCGTTTTGGTAACTGTTCTGTGTCGTTTCGAAGTGGGGTTCTCTTTGGAAGAAGCCAATAAGAACTACATTGGGTGGGATGATTTCGAGGTTGATGTTCAGAAAATGGGGTTGGCCAAAGG
The Humulus lupulus chromosome 6, drHumLupu1.1, whole genome shotgun sequence DNA segment above includes these coding regions:
- the LOC133783265 gene encoding small ribosomal subunit protein uS10c — protein: MAVSSVSATLIPSLSLSNSSPSSSCYKPKLSPFSLHFANCSAKLRTVKPSQSSTRVYAAPEVLEPPPETLDESGSETLEVGGSEIPSTSSISIGADADKAAPKQKIRIKLRSYWVPLIEDSCKQIMDAARNSNAKTVGPVPLPTKKRIYCVLKSPHVHKDARFHFEIRTHQRLIDILYPTAQTIDSLMQLDLPAGVDVEVKL